A window of the Xenopus laevis strain J_2021 chromosome 9_10L, Xenopus_laevis_v10.1, whole genome shotgun sequence genome harbors these coding sequences:
- the LOC108701925 gene encoding putative taste receptor type 2 member 33 → MLSKFHQILAFALFITWTCGTVLNSSIVAVYVSDWKKGLKLGACDQIILTMGCNNLLMQSFLTFELMVLTYQLYGLFTKDILLSSFFFGFNMALSLSLWLTAWLSSYYYLRLVNFSNRFFIRLKRGISTVVVYCLLGTVVGLFLVHMPVIWTMHIIRDQNITKINSIFNDKIPFLFNFTFSCYLPTSMTSFCIVLTLMSLLKHIHKMKQNTSEFWNPQLKNHVKACRTMLLLFAANLILFLAIFVSSLQYNTGTIGNYVIWFIMISNPSSQAIILLFGNSRLATAWSKFLSFQ, encoded by the coding sequence ATGCTGTCAAAATTCCACCAGATTCTCgcctttgcactttttataacaTGGACTTGTGGAACCGTCCTAAATTCATCCATTGTAGCTGTGTATGTCAGTGACTGGAAGAAGGGATTGAAGCTTGGTGCCTGCGATCAAATCATTCTCACCATGGGCTGCAACAATCTACTCATGCAGAGCTTTTTAACATTTGAGCTGATGGTCCTGACTTATCAGTTGTACGGTCTGTTTACCAAAGACATACTCCTAAGTTCTTTCTTCTTTGGATTTAACATGGCATTGTCTCTCTCATTGTGGCTCACTGCCTGGCTCAGCAGCTACTACTATTTGCGACTGGTCAACTTCTCCAATAGATTCTTCATTCGATTAAAACGAGGAATTTCCACTGTGGTTGTCTACTGCCTTCTGGGAACGGTGGTTGGTTTGTTCCTCGTTCACATGCCCGTTATTTGGACAATGCACATAATAAGAgaccaaaatataacaaaaattaaTAGTATCTTTAATGATAAAATACCTTTTTTATTTAACTTCACATTTTCTTGCTACCTTCCAACTAGTATGACGTCCTTCTGTATTGTACTCACTCTGATGTCTCTTCTGAAACATATTCATAAGATGAAGCAGAATACTTCTGAGTTCTGGAATCCTCAGCTGAAGAACCATGTAAAAGCTTGCAGGACAATGCTACTTCTTTTCGCCGCAAACTTGATATTATTTCTGGCTATTTTTGTTTCCTCCCTACAATATAACACAGGAACTATTGGGAACTATGTAATTTGGTTTATTATGATATCAAATCCCTCGAGTCAAGCCATAATTCTCCTGTTTGGGAACTCCAGGTTAGCAACTGCCTGGTCAAAGTTCTTGTCTTTTCAGTAA
- the LOC108702073 gene encoding taste receptor type 2 member 30: MLSEFDLIFAIILVISWICGTVLNSSIVAVYLSTWKKGLNLGACDQIILTMGCTNLLMQWLLTLHLMFVSYQIYSLLANKLIYGVVSFVLQFSVCLSFWLTAWLTGYYCVRLVNFSNRFFIQLKRGISSVVVYCLLGTVFISFVINLPVIWTTYIITEQNLTTTIMFDNNAAVISLYATFICFLPTIITSFGIGLSLLSLLTHVHKMKQNSSQFWNPQLKCHVKACRTMLLLLTVNLIYFLAIYIAFELREKTGNIGQHVIWYIMLSNPSLKAIILLFGNSQLANAWSKVLFSQ; encoded by the coding sequence ATGCTGTCAGAATTTGACTTGATTTTTGCCATCATTCTTGTCATATCATGGATATGTGGGACCGTCCTAAACTCATCCATTGTAGCTGTGTATCTCAGCACCTGGAAGAAAGGATTGAACCTTGGTGCCTGTGATCAAATCATTCTCACCATGGGCTGCACCAATCTACTCATGCAGTGGTTATTAACATTACATCTGATGTTCGTGTCTTATCAAATATACAGTCTACTTGCCAACAAATTAATTTATGGTGTTGTCTcctttgtattacagttttccGTCTGTCTCTCATTTTGGCTCACTGCCTGGCTTACAGGCTACTACTGTGTGCGACTGGTCAACTTCTCCAATAGATTCTTCATTCAATTAAAAAGAGGAATTTCCAGTGTGGTTGTATACTGCCTACTGGGAACAGTGTTTATTTCCTTTGTTATTAATTTGCCTGTTATTTGGACAACGTACATAATAACTGAACAGAATCTAACAACAACTATCATGTTTGATAATAATGCTGCAGTTATTTCATTATATGCCACTTTTATTTGCTTCCTTCCAACTATAATAACTTCCTTTGGTATTGGCCTCAGTCTGTTGTCCCTTCTAACACATGTCCATAAGATGAAGCAGAATTCTTCTCAGTTCTGGAATCCTCAGCTGAAATGCCATGTAAAAGCTTGCAGGACAATGCTACTTCTTTTGACTGTGAACTTGATATACTTTCTTGCTATTTATATAGCCTTTGAGCTAAGAGAAAAGACTGGAAATATTGGGCAACATGTAATCTGGTATATTATGTTGTCAAATCCCTCTCTTAAAGCCATAATTCTTCTTTTTGGAAACTCCCAGTTAGCAAATGCCTGGTCAAAGGTCTTGTTTTCTCAGTAA